A stretch of Limanda limanda chromosome 7, fLimLim1.1, whole genome shotgun sequence DNA encodes these proteins:
- the LOC133004785 gene encoding proteoglycan 4-like: MSASSSSPTSPKSTPSTPLSPVTSPLAASPASSTAHHSNRSTPKVVKAGKQGKPKKGEAFVPAPQECKVTAAEAPLAEAKHAPVETKKPSPAAFKVTSKPAVAAPVSFSETLPSSPPKPFEVKVASSKTVTAAAADEMPELIPSEKSIQMPVIVPLVEKPAPVEAKPAPVEAAKPAAEAKPAPVEASKPAVEAKPAPVEAAKPAVEAKPAPVEAAKPAPVEASKPAVEAKPVPVEVKPAVKAKPAPVEAAKPAVEAKPVPVEVKPAVEAKPAPVEAAKPAVEAKPAPVEVKPAVEAKPAPVEAAKPAVETKPAPVEAAKPAVEAKPAPVEAAKPAVEDKPAPVKDVKPAAEAKPITEEVPKQVKEIKAAPAEVLKPDVKPAPVEVVKPVAEPKPAAAEVTKQAPVKDAKLETVVKLVEVKAAPEEVAKPAKPAAETSPAPLKPAIAEPAVPAPAPRKLTFAEALAKPVPVKPEVEKINTISEPISSPKPAPTPAKTPAKLEPEIKDKGIFFFLSFCASIFPTVTATWHLLQYLDMSFSKVMTKKRVRVRKFFYALNNEVLYSCHNEWSYFGGKFVL, from the coding sequence AtgtctgcctcttcctcctctccaacATCTCCTAAATCTACTCCCTCTACCCCCCTGTCACCTGTGACTTCTCCCTTAGCTGCCTCACCTGCTAGTTCCACTGCTCATCATTCTAACCGCTCTACTCCAAAAGTTGTCAAGGCTGGCAAGCAAGGAAAACCTAAGAAAGGAGAGGCATTTGTGCCTGCCCCTCAGGAGTGCAAGgttacagcagcagaggctCCATTAGCTGAAGCTAAACATGCCCCGGTTGAGACAAAAAAACCCTCACCTGCTGCTTTTAAAGTTACTTCAAAGCCTGCTGTAGCTGCACCAGTTTCTTTTTCAGAAACTCTTCCCTCAAGCCCTCCCAAACCATTTGAAGTTAAAGTGGCCTCATCAAAAACTGttactgcagctgctgctgatgaaatGCCTGAACTTATCCCATCTGAAAAGTCAATTCAAATGCCTGTAATTGTACCTCTTGTTGAGAAACCTGCTCCTGTCGAGGCCAAACCGGCACCTGTTGAGGCTGCTAAGCCAGCTGCTGAGGCTAAACCTGCCCCAGTTGAGGCTTCTAAGCCAGCTGTTGAGGCTAAACCTGCCCCAGTTGAGGCTGCTAAGCCAGCTGTTGAGGCTAAACCTGCCCCAGTTGAGGCTGCTAAACCTGCCCCAGTTGAGGCTTCTAAGCCAGCTGTTGAGGCTAAACCTGTCCCAGTTGAGGTAAAGCCAGCTGTCAAGGCTAAACCTGCCCCAGTTGAGGCTGCTAAGCCAGCTGTTGAGGCTAAACCTGTCCCAGTTGAGGTTAAGCCAGCTGTTGAGGCGAAACCTGCCCCAGTTGAGGCTGCTAAGCCAGCTGTTGAGGCCAAACCTGCCCCCGTTGAGGTAAAGCCAGCTGTCGAGGCTAAACCTGCCCCAGTTGAGGCTGCTAAGCCAGCTGTTGAGACCAAACCTGCCCCCGTTGAGGCTGCTAAGCCAGCTGTTGAGGCCAAACCTGCCCCTGTTGAGGCTGCTAAGCCAGCTGTCGAGGACAAACCTGCCCCAGTTAAGGATGTTAAGCCGGCTGCAGAGGCCAAACCTATTACTGAAGAGGTTCCTAAACAAGTCAAGGAAATtaaagctgctcctgctgaggTTTTAAAACCAGATGTCAAGCCTGCACCTGTTGAGGTTGTCAAGCCAGTTGCAGAACCTAAACCAGCTGCCGCTGAGGTTACCAAGCAGGCTCCTGTTAAGGATGCTAAACTAGAAACTGTGGTGAAATTGGTTGAGGTCAAGGCTGCACCTGAAGAGGTTGCCAAGCCTGCTAAGCCCGCAGCTGAAACTTCACCCGCTCCCTTAAAACCAGCTATCGCTGAGCCTGCTGTTCCTGCCCCAGCTCCTCGTAAACTCACATTTGCAGAGGCACTTGCAAAACCTGTCCCTGTTAAACCTGAGgttgagaaaataaatactATTTCTGAACCCATCTCATCACCCAAACCTGCCCCCACACCTGCTAAAACACCAGCCAAGTTGGAGCCTGAGATCAAGGATAAgggtattttctttttcctctctttctgtgcATCTATTTTTCCAACTGTCACTGCCACCTGGCATCTACTGCAATACTTAGATATGTCATTCTCCAAGgtcatgacaaaaaaaagggttagggttcggaAGTTTTTTTACGCTTTAAACAATGAGGTGCTATACAGCTGTCATAATGAATGGTCCTATTTTGGGGGGAAATTTGTTCTATAG
- the LOC133004755 gene encoding prostaglandin E synthase 3-like, translating to MHPATAKWYDRRDAVFIEFCVADSKDVKVTFDKAKFGFTCLAGTENEKHENEVDLFDAIDENDSKHKCTGRSVMCYLKKVQPGKPWPRLTKDKVKLSWLSVDFSNWRDWEDDSDEEMVNSNPLSDLMNNMGGEEDLDLEGPEEDESADSDDEKMPDLE from the exons AT GCATCCAGCAACCGCCAAGTGGTACGACAGGAGGGACGCTGTTTTTATAGAGTTCTGTGTAGCAGACAGCAAAGATGTTAAAGTCACATTTGATAAAGCAAAGTTTGGTTTCAC ctgTCTTGCAGGAACCGAAAATGAGAAACATGAGAATGAAGTAGACCTTTTTGACGCCATTGATGAAAAT GATtccaaacacaaatgcacaggTCGCTCAGTGATGTGTTACTTAAAAAAAGTGCAGCCGGGAAAGCCGTGGCCGAGGCTAACAAAAGACAAGGTTAAG ctgAGTTGGCTCAGTGTTGACTTCAGCAACTGGAGAGACTGGGAGGACGACTCAGATGAGGAGATGGTCAACTCCAACCCACTCTCAGAT CTGATGAACAAcatgggaggagaggaagacctTGATCTCGAAGGTCCAGAGGAG gATGAGTCTGCAGATAGCGATGATGAAA aAATGCCAGATTTGGAATAA